CTGTTGCCGGAGACAGGGCGATGTTGTGGCGCCGCGTAAGGGCGCGTGAACCGACCGGTTCCCCCGACAGGATGTAGTCCTCGATAATGGCTTCAAGTATCTGGCGACAGCGTTCGCTCAACTCTTCATTCATCGCGAGACTCAATCGTAAAACAAGCCGGGACATCCGGCTTGAGAGGCGTTAGCACTCTAGCTTATTGAGTGCTAACGGAAGACAACATAACAACGGCCCTACCCTTTGTCAAGGGCAAAACCGGGGCAAAAAATGGGCTCAATCGCCTATAGGAAATCGGTGATGAAATGGTCGAAAAGCAACCATCCTTCCAGGTCCAGGCACCAGTGACCGTCTTGCAGGCTCAAGTGCTTGCCGCACCGTTTTATGGCCTGTTCGAAGACTTCTGCGAAGGTCGTCCCGAAACGATGGGAAAAAGCGGCGTCATTCACGCCTTCGGCGCAGCGCAGACCGAGATAGGCGGTTTCCGCCATGGCCTCTTCGCGCTGAAAGGTTTCGAGTACTGTGGAAGGGTCGAGACCGGCGCTCACGGTCTCGACGAAGCGATCGAAATCGGCAGGTACGGCGCGGCGTTCACCCCAGTTGCGGGCGCAGAAGGAGTGCGCCCCCGGACCGACCCCCAGATAAGGCTGGCGGCGCCAGGTGTTGAGATTGTGTCGGCAGTGACGACCGGGCCGGGCGTAATTGGAAATTTCATAATGCTCGTAACCGGCTTCGGCAAGACGGGCGTGCAGGCGCAGGAAGGTGTCGGCATAGGCCTGCTCGGTTGCCGGCCGTAACCGGCCGTCTTCCAGGGCCTGGGCCAACGGCGTGCCGGGCTCGATGCCGAGACCGTAGCAGGACAGATGCTGCGGTTCGAGTCGCAGCATGTTCTCGAGATCCTCCAGGGCCGCCTGTGACGATTGATCGGGCAGGGCAAAGATCAGGTCGCAGCTAAGGTTGTCGAACCCGGCCTTGCGTGCCCAGTGCACAGCGCTGTGTGCGTCGGCGGCGGTATGGATACGTCCCAGGCGTTGCAGATAGGCGTCGTCGAGGGATTGCACTCCGAAGGACAGTCTGTTGATGCCGGCCGCGCGGTAACCGCTGAGACTGTCCAGGGTCACGGTGCCGGGATTGGCCTCCAGAGATATTTCGGCCTCGGCGGACAGACCGAACAAACGGTCGGCTTCATTGAGGATCCGGCCGATGGCGTCCGGCGATAACAGGGAGGGGGTGCCGCCGCCGAAAAAAACCGTCGATAAGCGCCCTTGCCAGCGATGGCTGCGTTTTTCGATCTCCAACTGGGCGATAAGCAGGTCGGGGTAGGCGGTCAGCAGGCCTGGTTCGGCCGGGAGCGAAAAGAAGTCGCAGTAAGGGCACTTGCGCAGGCAAAAAGGGATGTGCAGATAAAGCCCCGGTCCTTCAAGGGACCGGGGCGCGACAATGCGGGGGTGACGGGCCGGTTGCACAGGGCGCGACCGGCTTACATGTGGTGAACGTTGACCCACAGGTGTACAAGGATGCTGGCGGCATAGCCGAGGGCTACCGCCCAGGTCCATTTAAGGTGTTGACCGAAAGTGTAAACGCCGCGTGCGCTGCCCATCAGGGCCACGCCGGCCGCCGAACCGATGGACAGCAGGCTGCCGCCGACCCCGGCGGTCAGAGTCACCAGCAGCCATTGGCCGTGGGACATCTGCGGATCCATGGTCAATACCGCGAACATCACCGGGATATTGTCGACGATGGCCGACAGGATCCCCACCAGGATGTTGGCGGTGGTGGCGCCGAGGTCGAGATACATGAAGTTGGAGGCTACGGCCAGATAACCGAACTGGCCCAGGCCGCCGACGCACAGGATGACACCGTAAAAGAACAACAGGGTATCCCACTCGGCCTTGGCGATCTTGCGGAACAGATCGAAGCCGGGCTGGCCGTTGGTGCCGGTGATATCCAGCGGACCGCCGCCGGCATTCAGACGGTGCTCTTTGATCTTGATGTAGTAAGAGAAAAACGACAGATACCCCAGACCCAGCATCATGCCCACTGCCGGAGGCAGGTGCAGGAAGTTGTGAAAAGATACGGCCGTAACGATGGTCAGCAGGAACAGTATAATGATACGCCGCGCGCCGAATTTCATCCGCATGGCCTGGTCGAGGGCTTCGGGCTGCTCTTTTTTAATCGCCAGGCTCATGATGATGGCCGGAATCAGCCAGTTGATCAGGGACGGCAGGAAGATAGCGAAAAACTCGATGAAATCGACCTTGCCTTTTTGCCAGACCATCAGGGTGGTGATGTCGCCGAAAGGAGAGAAGGCCCCGCCGGCATTGGCCGCAACCACGATGTTGATGCAGGCCAGGCTGATGAAACGGCGGTTGGCGCCGCCCACGGTCATGGCCACGGTTCCCATCAGCAAAGCGGTGGTCAGGTTGTCGGCGACCGGCGAGATGAGAAACGACAGCAGACCGGTCAGCCAGAACACGGTGCGCAGGGTAAACCCGCGCGAGACCAGCCAGGCACGCAACGAGCGAAACACGTTGCGCTCTTCCATGGCGTTGATATAGGTCATGGCCGCCAGCAAAAACAGGAACAGCTCGGCGTATTCGACCAGGTTGCCCAGGATAGCGTGGTGGGCCGCTTCGGGCTGGCCGATGTGATGATAGGCCAAAGCTACCAGAATCCAGATGATCCCGGCGGCCAGAATGACCGGTTTGCTTTTACGCAGGTGCAGTTTCTCTTCGAAAATCACCAGGACATAAGCGGCGACAAACAACACCAGGCCGATAAGGCCGTAGGGGGTTTCGGTCAGATTGGCAACGGCTTCTTCGCTGCTGGCTGCAGCAGGGAGGGCGGTCATCCCGACCAGCATCAAAGTCCCCATCAGGGCGAATAGCTTTTTCACTTGGTTACATCTCCGTAAAGAAAATTGGCAGTCGATATCGTTCCCCATACAAGAAAGACGCCATTAATAAATCAGATGGCAAACCTGTATCTTTTCCCATTTTCCCCTCCGGAGTCAAGGGGATAACAAGGCCACAGCGAATCTGCGGACTTGCTTCGTAGCGCCGCGCTCCCGTAATATGGTCTGTCGGAGGGTTGTTTTGGCTATAAAAAGGAGCGGAGGGTGTTGATGTCGGATAAAACGGGGGAAGCAACGCAGCAACTGACAGCAGGGTGTTTGCAGTTCAATATCGCCATGGGGGATGTTGAGGGCAACCTGCAGAAAGTTCGGGACGGCCTCCAGGCCCTGGCCCGGCAGGGGGGGCGGTTGGCGGTGTTGCCGGAGATGTGGAGCTGCGGTTTTGATTACCGCAATCTGGCGACACTGGCCGCGCATACCCCGCAGGTGGTAGAGACCGTAGCCGCATTATCCGCCCGGCACGACATGGTC
This DNA window, taken from Syntrophotalea carbinolica DSM 2380, encodes the following:
- the nhaD gene encoding sodium:proton antiporter NhaD codes for the protein MLVGMTALPAAASSEEAVANLTETPYGLIGLVLFVAAYVLVIFEEKLHLRKSKPVILAAGIIWILVALAYHHIGQPEAAHHAILGNLVEYAELFLFLLAAMTYINAMEERNVFRSLRAWLVSRGFTLRTVFWLTGLLSFLISPVADNLTTALLMGTVAMTVGGANRRFISLACINIVVAANAGGAFSPFGDITTLMVWQKGKVDFIEFFAIFLPSLINWLIPAIIMSLAIKKEQPEALDQAMRMKFGARRIIILFLLTIVTAVSFHNFLHLPPAVGMMLGLGYLSFFSYYIKIKEHRLNAGGGPLDITGTNGQPGFDLFRKIAKAEWDTLLFFYGVILCVGGLGQFGYLAVASNFMYLDLGATTANILVGILSAIVDNIPVMFAVLTMDPQMSHGQWLLVTLTAGVGGSLLSIGSAAGVALMGSARGVYTFGQHLKWTWAVALGYAASILVHLWVNVHHM
- the hemW gene encoding radical SAM family heme chaperone HemW; translation: MQPARHPRIVAPRSLEGPGLYLHIPFCLRKCPYCDFFSLPAEPGLLTAYPDLLIAQLEIEKRSHRWQGRLSTVFFGGGTPSLLSPDAIGRILNEADRLFGLSAEAEISLEANPGTVTLDSLSGYRAAGINRLSFGVQSLDDAYLQRLGRIHTAADAHSAVHWARKAGFDNLSCDLIFALPDQSSQAALEDLENMLRLEPQHLSCYGLGIEPGTPLAQALEDGRLRPATEQAYADTFLRLHARLAEAGYEHYEISNYARPGRHCRHNLNTWRRQPYLGVGPGAHSFCARNWGERRAVPADFDRFVETVSAGLDPSTVLETFQREEAMAETAYLGLRCAEGVNDAAFSHRFGTTFAEVFEQAIKRCGKHLSLQDGHWCLDLEGWLLFDHFITDFL